The DNA segment CCGGCGGTCGCCCGTGGTGGCCATGCGCTCGAGCACCGCGACCCCGGCCTTGCCTTCCGGCACGGCCCGCAGCAGCTCCTCCCACGTGTGGGTCCACTGCCGGGCGAGCCCTGCGGCCGTGTCGGTCACGCCGGGGTCGTCCTCCACGGCGAGCCGCAGGCTCAGGAGCGCTTGCTCCTTGGCGCCGCGCGACGCGAGCACCTCCGCGAGCAGGAGGTGAGCGCGCCCGTGGCGGCGTGAGCGCTCGAGCGTGCGCTGGAGCCATGGGATGGGGCTCTCGCCGCCGCCGCGCAGCGCGGCGACCGCGCCGAGCAACGGGAAGTACGGCTCCGCGGGGTGGCGGAGGATCGCCGCGCGGAGCTCCTCGCGGAAGCGTGGCCAGCCGGCGCCGCTCGCCGCGCCGGCGTCGCTCTGCGCGCGCAGCGATCGGCGGTCGTGGTCGACGTCGCGCCAGCCGAAGCGCACCATCAGGGAGACGAGCACGAGCGCGGAGAGCGCGGCGCAACCCGCCGCCAGCCACGGCCGCCACCGCTCCGGGCCGGGCTCGCCTGCAGGAGCCTCCTGCCGCGGCCGCTCGCCGTGGGCCTCACCCCAGAGCGAGCCCAGGGTCGCCGCGAGCGCGATGCTGACGCCTGGCACCTCGAGCCCGAGATCGAACAGGTTCTGGAGGAGGAGCACCGCGCAGCCGACCCAGGCGCCCAGCGCCGCCGTGCTGGCGCGCAGGGCGATCTTCCCCGGGCGAAACGCGACGCCGAGCGCGACGAGCGAGGCCGCCGCGACCGGAGCGCCCCACTCGGCCGCCCACTGGATCACGACGTTCTCGGCGTGCGTGAACACGATGTTCCCCGGCGACTGTCGGTACGCGGGGAACACCGTCTCGAATGCGCCGCGCCCGATGCCGAGGAGCCAGTGATCCGCGAGCAGCGGGAGCGTCGAGCGAAAGAGCGACAGCTTGTCGAGGTTGTCGTCCGCCATCTCCGAGAGCGTGCGGTTCGTCGTGGCGAGCGCGGCCAGCAGCGCGCCGCCGCCGATGGCCACGCTCAGCAGCCAGGCCGCCGCGCCCCGGCCGCGGGCGGCGGCGCGGTGCCTGCCGCGCCGCCGCCGCGAGAGCAACGCGAAGAGGGCGAGGCCGAGCGGCAGCGCCAGCAGCCCTCCGCGAGACGACGCGATGATGCCGACACCGACGATCGTGGTGAGCCCGACGCCAATGACCCAGGCCGGCAGGTGGGGCCTGCTCGTGAGCAGCAGCCCGACCCCCGAGAGGATGCCGAGGTTCAGGTAACCGGCGAGGTTGTTCGGGTTGAGCAGCGGTCCGACGTGCCATGACGCCACCGAGAACCGCGGTTGATACAGGCCGAAGACGGTCGTCGCGCCGAGCAGCCCGTGGGCGATCGTCGTGAGCGCGGCGAGGAACGCGCTGCCGAAGACCAGGGTGATCCCGAGCTTCGCGCCGCGCCGCGCGCCGACGAACGCGGCCGTGATGAAGACACCGGTATAGGTCAACCATTTCACGGCCTCGACCAGCGTGGCCCCGGGGTCGAGCGAGACGCTGGCGTACCGCGGCGCCGCCTCGCCGAGCGGCATCAGGGAGCGCGACCAGATGTCGGCGCTCGCCGGCGAGAGCCGATCGAGCCACGCGAGCGGCATCGGCACGGCCTGCAGCAGGGTATACGCGGTCAAGCCGAGCAGCGTGAGCGCCGGCAGCGTCTTCACGTGAGACGCCTCGCCCCCGAGCGCGCTGGCGCGGAGCGAGAGCGCGGCGGCGATCGCCACGACCGCGGACACCAGGGCCAGCGTCGGCGTATGGACAGCGCCGATGGAGAGCACGGACCCGGCGACGGTGGCCCCGAGCAGCCACGGGATCACGCGCTCGGCGACCGGCGGTGCGGCGCCTCCTGGGCGGCCCCGCGCCGCGGCGCCCATCGAGCGCCGGAGCTCGGCGGGCGACCTCAGCTTCGGGCGTGTGGAGTCCGTCGTCACGGCCGGACAGGGTAGTCGATCTGCGCCGCAGAGGGACGGGATCGCTCAGGGTACCATCGAGTCGACCGAGTCGACCTGCGCACTCCCGGGATTGACCGAGAGAGTGTGAGATGACGAGCATCCATCCAGGAGCGCTGTCGCGCCCCGCCGCGCATCAACGGGCCTTCTTTCGCGTTCACCGCCGTGCGGTCGATCCCGAAGCGGTCGCTCGAGGCGCTCCTCTCGCGCGCGCCCAACCACGCCTCTGGCGAGCAGCTCGCCGTCACGACCCGCTCCGAGGATGGCGCTCGCGCAGCCTCGCCGCTGGTGTAGAGTGCGCCGCGTGCTCACGCTCCCGGCACATCCTCTGCTCGAAGTCGCCGCCTTCGTCACGACGTTCCCCGCGCCGCTCGGCGAGCTGCAGGGGAGCGACGCGCTCCGCGGCCTCCTGTCCGACAAGGCCTCGGCCCTGTTCCGCTCGGACGACGCCGTGCGGTCGGCGGTCCGCGATCTGCTCCGGCACGGCGGCTACAAGCCGACCGGAAGGGGCAAGCCGGCCTCCGAGTACCTCATCCGCGCCGCCGAGGGGGGATCGCTCGCGGCCATCAACGCGGCCGTGGACGCGTGCAACGCCGTGTCGCTGCACACCGGCCTGCCCATCAGCGTGATCGATCTCGACCGCGCCCGCCCGCCGCTCCGCATCGAGGTCGCGCCGGCCGGCTCCCGCTACGTGTTCAACGCCTCGGGGCAGGAGATCGACCTCGAGGGGCTCCTCTGCGTCTTCGACGCGGAAGGCCCGTGCGCGAACGCGGTGAAGGACGCGCAGCGGACGAAGACGCACGCGGGGACGACCCGCACGCTCTCGGTCCTCTGGGGCAGCCGCGCGCTGCCGGGCCGCGCGGCGGGGGCGGCCGCCTGGTACAAGGAGCTGCTCGCCGGCGTCGGCGCGGCGACCTCGGACGCGCCGCTCGTGGCCTGATCTCCCCGGCGCGCGGGCGCGCTGGCCGGCGCCTCCCACGCACGCCGGTGTGCGCGCCGCCGCTGCTGCGCGCGCCCTACGGCTTCGCCGCAGGGGCGTCAGGGAGCGTGATCACGTTCTCGTCCTTGTCGGTGAGCCACCGCCAGTTGTCGACGAGCCCTGTCGAATCGAGCTGATGGTCTCCGGCGTCGTACGCCCCCCATCGGATCTTGATCTCCGTGTTCGGCTCCACGGGCGCCGAGGTGACCAGCCAGCTCGTCCCAGCGCGGCTCTCGAACCCCGTCCCGAGCAGCTCCCGGGTCCCGCGGGTGCATGCGTAGACCCTGCCGTCGAGATCGCAGGGCGGGCCGCCCGCGCAGCCGCAGACGTCGATGAAGGTGCTGTTGACGCTCATCGCGTTCCTCTCGCTGTCGAACAGGATGTGGCCATCGATGAGGTTGGCCGGCCGCGGCGAGAGGAACGCGACGAAGTAATCGTTGAAATTGTCGCAGACGACTGGCCAGTCGAACGTGACGTAATTGACGTTGAACGCGAAGCCGTGGACGTTCGACGGGACCCGGAGGGTGATCTCGACGGCGGTCGGGTCGGACGGCTTCGCTTGCACGAGATCTTCACAGTTGCGAGGGACCTTCGGAAAGCCCTGCGGGAAATCACCCTCGTACTTCTTGTCGAAGCCTTCCGGGCTCTCGAACCCCTCGTCGTTCTGCGTCCGCGCCGTGCCGCTCGAGAGGGCGAGCAGCCGCTTGCCCGCCCTCGGCGGGACGTTGGGCCCGAACGCGGGGAGGACGCCGTGCCCGAGGTGGAAGTTGGCGAGCAGCTCGGGCTCCTGCGGCGGCGGCGCGCCGTCGACCATGACCCAGGCCGCGGAGACCACGCCCCAGTCGTCGGGCCCGGACGACATCTTGCACAGCTCGACCGCCCTCGCGGCGCTGAGCGGATCCAGGTCGTCGAGCGGGATCCCGTCGTCGCACGGCTCGGGCACGTTGTCGGCGATGCCGTCGCAGTCGTCGTCCACGGGCTCCGGCGAGGCTCCCCCTTCTCCACCGACCGTCGGGAGCTCGAGCGCTCGCGGGTTGACCAGCGCGTTGCAATCGTCGCAGTCCCCGTCGAGCTCCGTGAAGCCGTCGCCGTCGTCGTCGACATCCGGCGAGCCGCTGCAGCCCGCGCTCCCCGTGCCCACACCCGCGGACGTGGCGACGGTCGACGTGTCGACCGTCGTTTCGGCTGTCGTGTGCGGTATCCCGCCGGTGCTGGAGGCGCTCGCGGCGCCGCCCTCCCCGACATCGAGGCCGCCTACCGGTCCGATGTTCCCGGTGCAGGCCGCGCCCACACACCCTGCTGCAGTGATGAGGCTCAAGAAATTCAACCA comes from the Sorangium aterium genome and includes:
- a CDS encoding phenylalanine--tRNA ligase beta subunit-related protein encodes the protein MLTLPAHPLLEVAAFVTTFPAPLGELQGSDALRGLLSDKASALFRSDDAVRSAVRDLLRHGGYKPTGRGKPASEYLIRAAEGGSLAAINAAVDACNAVSLHTGLPISVIDLDRARPPLRIEVAPAGSRYVFNASGQEIDLEGLLCVFDAEGPCANAVKDAQRTKTHAGTTRTLSVLWGSRALPGRAAGAAAWYKELLAGVGAATSDAPLVA
- a CDS encoding O-antigen ligase family protein is translated as MTTDSTRPKLRSPAELRRSMGAAARGRPGGAAPPVAERVIPWLLGATVAGSVLSIGAVHTPTLALVSAVVAIAAALSLRASALGGEASHVKTLPALTLLGLTAYTLLQAVPMPLAWLDRLSPASADIWSRSLMPLGEAAPRYASVSLDPGATLVEAVKWLTYTGVFITAAFVGARRGAKLGITLVFGSAFLAALTTIAHGLLGATTVFGLYQPRFSVASWHVGPLLNPNNLAGYLNLGILSGVGLLLTSRPHLPAWVIGVGLTTIVGVGIIASSRGGLLALPLGLALFALLSRRRRGRHRAAARGRGAAAWLLSVAIGGGALLAALATTNRTLSEMADDNLDKLSLFRSTLPLLADHWLLGIGRGAFETVFPAYRQSPGNIVFTHAENVVIQWAAEWGAPVAAASLVALGVAFRPGKIALRASTAALGAWVGCAVLLLQNLFDLGLEVPGVSIALAATLGSLWGEAHGERPRQEAPAGEPGPERWRPWLAAGCAALSALVLVSLMVRFGWRDVDHDRRSLRAQSDAGAASGAGWPRFREELRAAILRHPAEPYFPLLGAVAALRGGGESPIPWLQRTLERSRRHGRAHLLLAEVLASRGAKEQALLSLRLAVEDDPGVTDTAAGLARQWTHTWEELLRAVPEGKAGVAVLERMATTGDRRDEVDLRLRCAEEAIERDRARIGAHWAAGDALLAMLEAPGSARCGGDDGRRAACEREIEAHAAAVQGLDDRSFFAVQLRARLLLLGKKSAEAEQLLAGSCERLDNRAGCLRLRVVAAAQMASSERLLPALRELLSASCTSLAACAATSTWAGDLLAARGDYPSAVTHYARAAQDEPTEERLLKLADAAGRAGAHIEASKALERLLQRRGGQDPALRKRILEEKAKALAPSLSP